One Tamlana carrageenivorans genomic region harbors:
- a CDS encoding SCO family protein → MLSFFKDYKIFAIVFTIVSIIIVSIIYNTLNVYQPLPIYQPTMVQPELVDSTLHYKKKYHKIADFSLTNQNGKTITQEDYKDKIYVADFFFTTCPTICPIMTKNMASIQKDILNDDEVMLLSHSVTPEIDTVVQLKRYAIKKGVNDKKWNLVTGDKKQIYELARKSYLAVKEDGDGGPFDMIHTENFMLIDKKRQIRGFYDGTSPEEIERLLDDITILKQE, encoded by the coding sequence ATGTTATCATTTTTTAAGGATTACAAAATATTCGCCATTGTTTTCACGATTGTTTCCATTATTATTGTTTCAATCATATACAATACTTTAAACGTATACCAACCGCTGCCTATATACCAACCTACCATGGTACAACCTGAATTGGTTGATAGTACGCTACATTACAAAAAGAAATACCACAAGATTGCCGATTTTAGTCTAACGAATCAAAACGGTAAAACGATTACCCAGGAAGACTACAAAGACAAAATTTATGTTGCCGATTTCTTCTTCACAACATGCCCTACTATTTGTCCGATTATGACCAAAAACATGGCTAGCATTCAAAAAGACATATTAAATGATGATGAAGTTATGCTCCTTTCACATTCGGTTACTCCAGAAATCGATACCGTTGTGCAATTAAAAAGATATGCCATTAAAAAAGGCGTAAACGACAAGAAATGGAATTTAGTTACAGGCGATAAAAAACAGATTTACGAATTGGCCAGAAAAAGTTATTTGGCCGTAAAAGAAGACGGCGATGGTGGCCCTTTTGACATGATTCACACCGAAAACTTTATGCTAATCGATAAAAAGCGTCAAATTAGAGGGTTTTATGATGGCACCAGCCC
- the rseP gene encoding RIP metalloprotease RseP — translation MDFVIKISQFLLSLSLLIILHELGHFIPAKLFKTRVEKFYLFFDVKFSLFKKKIGDTVYGIGWLPLGGYVKISGMIDESMDTEQMAKEPQPWEFRSKPAWQRLIIMLGGVTVNFLLAIVIYIGISFFYGDTFLPVENINDGLLVQSSVANKAGLHTGDKIIAVDGEKIEKFSDISEKVLFSHEVEIERDGTPSTVTMPVDFLSQLMDAKEKGFISLRQPFVVVQVSDSSANYSSGLKKGDIIVGMNNQPTKYADQVMASLETLKGQGITATIKRKDQEISLQLKVSSEGKLGVVLGASTPKTLEALGYYKFDVKDYGFFESIPVGVTKAKDKVVSYWDQLGAIFSPSTGAYKGVGGFKAIYDIFPSTWSWEYFWSITAFLSIMLGVLNLLPIPALDGGHVMFLLYEMISGRKPGDKFMEYAQMVGFFLLIALVLFANGNDIYKALFE, via the coding sequence ATGGATTTTGTTATAAAGATTTCTCAGTTTTTACTAAGCCTTTCGTTGCTCATTATTTTGCACGAATTGGGACATTTTATTCCTGCAAAGCTGTTTAAAACTCGTGTTGAAAAATTTTATTTGTTTTTTGATGTGAAGTTTTCACTATTCAAAAAGAAAATAGGGGATACGGTTTATGGGATTGGATGGTTGCCTTTAGGCGGATATGTGAAAATATCGGGAATGATTGACGAGAGTATGGATACCGAGCAAATGGCTAAAGAACCACAACCTTGGGAATTTCGTTCGAAACCAGCTTGGCAGCGCTTAATTATTATGCTTGGTGGGGTTACGGTTAATTTTTTATTAGCCATTGTAATTTATATAGGTATTAGCTTTTTTTATGGAGATACCTTTTTACCTGTTGAAAATATTAATGACGGACTTCTAGTACAAAGCTCTGTGGCTAATAAGGCTGGACTGCATACTGGAGACAAGATTATTGCGGTTGATGGTGAAAAAATTGAAAAATTCTCAGACATCTCAGAAAAGGTGCTTTTTAGTCATGAGGTTGAAATAGAGCGCGATGGTACACCTTCTACGGTAACCATGCCTGTAGACTTTTTATCTCAGTTAATGGATGCTAAGGAAAAAGGTTTTATTAGTTTAAGACAACCTTTTGTGGTGGTGCAAGTATCTGATAGCTCTGCAAATTATTCGAGCGGCTTAAAAAAAGGCGATATCATTGTAGGTATGAATAATCAACCAACAAAATATGCCGATCAAGTTATGGCGTCATTAGAAACATTGAAGGGGCAAGGTATTACAGCAACTATAAAACGCAAGGATCAAGAAATTTCTTTACAACTTAAAGTGAGCTCCGAAGGAAAGCTTGGCGTGGTTTTAGGTGCTAGTACACCAAAAACTTTAGAGGCTTTAGGATATTATAAGTTTGATGTTAAAGATTATGGTTTCTTCGAGTCTATTCCAGTTGGTGTTACAAAAGCAAAGGATAAAGTAGTATCTTACTGGGATCAGTTAGGAGCTATTTTTTCACCTAGTACAGGTGCTTATAAAGGTGTAGGTGGATTTAAGGCTATTTACGATATATTTCCTAGCACTTGGAGTTGGGAGTACTTTTGGAGCATTACGGCCTTTTTATCTATTATGCTTGGTGTTTTAAATTTATTACCGATTCCTGCTTTAGACGGCGGACATGTAATGTTTTTACTATATGAAATGATCTCTGGAAGAAAGCCTGGCGATAAATTTATGGAGTATGCACAGATGGTTGGATTCTTCCTTTTAATTGCTTTAGTGCTTTTTGCAAACGGTAATGATATTTATAAAGCATTATTTGAATAA
- a CDS encoding ISAon1 family transposase — protein sequence MGFFYGVNGKKLQRQYKDHLSDFKSWDQKAHAKDWLLYPENLGSYLSLDETAFCNGELYTILTNKDAKGKKGSIVAIVKGTKAETVIKILHEIPLKQRNKVKEVTLDMAGNMGLIVKKSFPNACLVIDRFHVQKLALDALQEIRIKHRWEAIDFENDAIEDARSKSLKYTPEILPNGDTLKQLLARGRYLLYKPSNKWTENQAKRSVILFKHYPDIEKAYKLCQNLSWIFNNTQDKTSALTRLAKWDEKVRQAAFKSFNTISRTMSVHYQNILNYFDNRSTNASAEAFNAKIKAFRAQFRGVRNVKFFLYRLTTIFA from the coding sequence ATTGGATTTTTCTACGGTGTTAACGGCAAGAAACTGCAACGCCAGTACAAAGATCACTTAAGTGATTTTAAATCTTGGGATCAAAAAGCCCATGCAAAAGATTGGCTATTGTACCCTGAGAATCTAGGAAGCTACCTATCGCTTGACGAAACCGCTTTTTGCAATGGCGAACTCTACACCATCTTAACCAATAAAGATGCCAAAGGAAAGAAAGGCTCTATAGTAGCTATAGTTAAAGGAACTAAAGCTGAAACAGTGATAAAAATACTTCATGAAATTCCTTTAAAACAAAGAAATAAAGTTAAAGAAGTGACTCTGGATATGGCAGGAAACATGGGACTCATTGTTAAAAAATCATTCCCCAATGCCTGCTTAGTTATAGACCGTTTTCATGTGCAGAAATTAGCATTGGACGCTTTGCAAGAAATAAGAATAAAACACAGGTGGGAAGCCATCGATTTTGAAAATGATGCCATAGAAGACGCTAGAAGTAAATCTTTAAAATACACACCTGAAATACTTCCAAACGGAGATACATTAAAACAACTACTGGCAAGAGGAAGATATTTACTCTATAAGCCAAGCAATAAGTGGACTGAAAACCAAGCTAAAAGATCAGTGATACTATTTAAACACTATCCTGATATAGAAAAAGCATACAAACTATGCCAGAACTTATCTTGGATTTTTAACAATACTCAGGATAAAACTTCCGCACTAACACGATTAGCTAAATGGGATGAAAAAGTTAGACAAGCAGCCTTTAAAAGCTTTAATACTATATCCAGAACCATGTCTGTTCACTATCAAAACATTCTAAACTATTTTGATAATAGAAGTACCAACGCTTCAGCAGAAGCTTTCAATGCTAAAATTAAGGCTTTTAGAGCACAGTTCAGAGGCGTAAGAAACGTAAAATTCTTCCTCTATAGATTAACTACTATTTTTGCTTAA
- a CDS encoding ISAon1 family transposase N-terminal region protein: protein MSSDSLLAIANLLLPEILMKYFDLDKHEIKGEALHFYFTELNTIPEEFNGTKLHSKGFFSEATVQDFPIRGKNVYLHIKRRRWLNKQTNEVVHRDWNLVAQGTRMTAEFADFLKEISPY, encoded by the coding sequence ATGTCATCAGATTCATTATTAGCCATAGCCAATTTATTACTTCCAGAAATACTTATGAAGTATTTTGATTTGGACAAGCACGAAATTAAAGGAGAAGCACTACATTTTTATTTTACAGAACTAAACACGATTCCCGAAGAATTTAATGGAACTAAACTTCATTCCAAAGGCTTCTTTTCTGAGGCTACCGTTCAAGACTTCCCTATACGAGGTAAAAATGTTTACCTTCATATAAAACGCCGCAGATGGCTGAATAAGCAAACCAATGAAGTGGTTCATAGAGATTGGAATTTAGTAGCACAGGGAACACGGATGACCGCCGAGTTTGCTGATTTTTTAAAAGAAATTAGTCCATACTAA
- a CDS encoding PID-CTERM protein-sorting domain-containing protein, translating into MKNKKKSVFGLINVFAIVLVFFISSKTHASTTVSSSFSEADLSVLSLKIYTILLTTVVGDRNNDLWSKRQPQDSEKSNRFDKRRKPKNEDNDKKGRKNRRNPHDCDPDSTPSVPIDGGLSLLALGAIALGIKKIHKEKNNKI; encoded by the coding sequence ATGAAAAACAAAAAAAAATCAGTTTTTGGGCTCATTAATGTGTTTGCGATAGTGCTTGTTTTTTTCATTTCATCAAAAACACATGCCTCAACAACAGTGAGTTCATCCTTTTCGGAAGCTGATTTAAGTGTGTTAAGTTTAAAAATATATACCATACTATTAACTACTGTAGTTGGAGATAGAAACAACGATTTATGGAGCAAAAGACAACCTCAAGACTCTGAAAAAAGCAATAGGTTTGACAAGCGAAGAAAACCAAAAAACGAAGACAATGACAAAAAAGGACGTAAAAACAGAAGAAACCCGCATGATTGCGACCCAGATTCTACACCTAGTGTCCCTATAGATGGCGGCTTAAGCCTTTTGGCTTTAGGTGCAATAGCTCTTGGCATTAAAAAAATACATAAAGAAAAAAATAACAAAATTTAA
- the istA gene encoding IS21 family transposase, translating into MANTLDPMDLKQIINLKQDGYSNRQIGATLGICRNTINSYIHLFKGSGYSFKELLKLDNHTLEKLFTSHTTINNKRYDELMFYFESINKARNHPGFTFLYHYTEYSQKVKDPYSYTQFMEHYHRKYAKIKGSMKLEHEAGKEMFVDFAGKKLQIVDKITGEILPVEVFVAMLPNSQYTYVEACMSQKREDFISCCENALHFYGGVPKAIVSDNLKSAVTRSSRYEAQVNRSFKDFARHYNCVVNPTRSYSPQDKALVENAVHLAYQRIYYPLREMTFFSLADLNKEIKLLLECYNNLLFQRKEASRLELFQSVEREYLKPLSSTRYEIKEYRRAKVQKIGYIYFSPDKTYYSVPYRYIGKETTLHYTKGMVEVYYNQQRIAIHQRSGSKGAYITNKDHLSSSHKQYSQWSPQYFKNKAAVHGSYVAACVERIIAALDYPETGYKRAMGVIQLHKSYGSQRLDNACKRAIQADAVSYNRITNILKNNLDQSSLFLQEETDRGSHIPKHANIRGASNYK; encoded by the coding sequence ATGGCCAACACACTTGATCCAATGGACCTAAAACAAATTATCAACTTAAAACAAGATGGTTATAGTAACCGTCAAATTGGAGCCACACTTGGCATTTGCCGCAACACTATAAATAGCTATATACACCTATTTAAAGGTAGTGGTTATAGTTTTAAGGAGTTATTAAAGCTAGACAACCACACCCTAGAAAAGCTCTTTACATCTCATACAACCATAAATAACAAACGCTATGATGAATTGATGTTTTATTTTGAAAGTATTAATAAGGCTCGGAACCACCCAGGATTTACTTTTTTGTACCACTACACAGAATATAGTCAAAAGGTTAAAGACCCTTATAGTTACACTCAATTCATGGAGCATTACCATCGTAAATATGCCAAGATCAAGGGGTCTATGAAACTTGAACACGAGGCAGGGAAAGAGATGTTCGTGGACTTTGCTGGAAAAAAACTTCAGATAGTAGACAAAATCACAGGCGAGATACTTCCAGTAGAGGTCTTTGTTGCCATGCTCCCTAACAGTCAGTATACCTATGTTGAGGCTTGTATGAGCCAAAAGCGTGAAGATTTTATAAGTTGTTGCGAAAACGCCCTTCATTTCTACGGGGGAGTACCCAAGGCCATCGTATCAGACAATCTAAAATCAGCCGTTACCAGATCTAGTAGATACGAAGCTCAGGTTAACCGTAGTTTTAAAGACTTTGCCCGCCATTACAACTGCGTGGTCAATCCAACGCGTAGTTACTCCCCTCAAGATAAAGCGCTGGTGGAAAACGCGGTGCATCTAGCTTATCAACGGATTTATTATCCCCTTCGGGAAATGACCTTTTTTTCTTTAGCAGATCTAAACAAAGAGATAAAACTTCTGCTAGAGTGCTACAACAACCTATTATTCCAACGCAAAGAAGCTAGTCGTCTGGAGCTCTTCCAAAGCGTCGAACGAGAGTATCTAAAACCCTTAAGCAGTACACGCTACGAGATAAAAGAATATAGAAGAGCTAAGGTTCAGAAAATAGGCTATATCTATTTTTCACCAGATAAGACTTACTACAGCGTTCCATATCGTTACATTGGCAAGGAAACCACGCTACACTATACCAAAGGCATGGTAGAGGTGTATTATAATCAACAGCGCATAGCTATACACCAACGTAGCGGTTCCAAAGGCGCATACATAACCAACAAGGATCACCTTAGTAGTTCTCATAAACAATACAGCCAGTGGAGTCCGCAATACTTTAAGAACAAGGCAGCTGTCCATGGTAGTTATGTTGCAGCATGTGTCGAGCGGATTATTGCTGCGTTGGATTATCCTGAAACAGGGTATAAAAGAGCTATGGGCGTTATACAACTCCATAAGTCTTATGGCTCCCAAAGGTTAGATAATGCTTGCAAAAGAGCCATACAGGCTGATGCTGTAAGCTACAACAGGATAACCAACATACTGAAGAATAATCTAGATCAAAGCTCCTTATTCCTACAAGAAGAAACAGACCGAGGTTCTCATATCCCCAAGCATGCGAACATCCGTGGGGCATCCAATTATAAGTAA
- the istB gene encoding IS21-like element helper ATPase IstB translates to MNTNHTIEKLRKMRLTAMAELHHNHLSDNRIECLTPDQYLALLTDHQWEDLQNRKIKRLTTQAAFKQGATLTDINYLHNRSLDRNMFERLATLDFVQKKENLIITGSSGVGKSYIAQALGHQACMMNKRTLYTNTARLMKRLKLSKVDGTYLKELAKLLKVDLLILDDFGLQSFDNQNREALMDIIDERHDKKATIVASQIPVSAWYDIIGESTIADAILDRIVNSSHRINLTGESLRKGKLKEQY, encoded by the coding sequence ATGAATACAAATCACACCATCGAAAAACTCAGAAAAATGAGATTAACAGCTATGGCTGAACTCCATCACAACCACCTTAGTGATAACCGAATAGAGTGTCTTACGCCAGATCAATATCTAGCATTGCTTACCGATCACCAATGGGAAGACCTTCAGAATAGAAAGATAAAAAGGCTTACAACGCAAGCAGCCTTTAAGCAGGGAGCTACACTTACAGATATTAATTACCTGCACAACAGAAGCTTGGACAGAAATATGTTCGAGCGTTTGGCTACTCTAGATTTTGTACAAAAAAAGGAAAACTTGATTATCACAGGATCCTCTGGAGTGGGTAAAAGTTATATAGCTCAGGCATTGGGACATCAAGCTTGTATGATGAATAAAAGAACCCTATACACAAATACTGCTAGACTGATGAAACGATTAAAACTAAGTAAAGTAGATGGCACTTACCTTAAAGAACTTGCAAAACTATTAAAAGTAGATCTGCTTATCCTTGATGATTTTGGTTTACAGAGCTTCGACAATCAGAACAGAGAGGCGCTTATGGACATAATCGATGAAAGACATGATAAAAAAGCAACGATTGTAGCTTCACAAATACCTGTATCCGCTTGGTACGATATTATCGGCGAAAGCACTATCGCTGATGCGATACTAGATCGTATTGTAAATTCATCGCATAGGATAAACCTTACTGGAGAATCCTTGAGAAAAGGTAAGTTGAAAGAACAGTATTAA
- a CDS encoding arsenate reductase family protein: MKKVYYLKTCSTCSRILKELNLSSEFVLQDIKTEPLTVDQLDQMKTLSGSYEALFSKRAKLYKEMDLKNQNLTERDLKYYLLEHYTFLSRPVIIIDDSIFIGNSKKTIAEIKSLPL, encoded by the coding sequence ATGAAAAAAGTATATTATCTAAAGACTTGTAGTACCTGTTCACGCATATTAAAAGAGCTAAACTTATCTTCTGAATTCGTTCTGCAAGACATAAAAACCGAACCCTTAACTGTTGATCAATTAGACCAAATGAAAACGCTTTCTGGAAGTTACGAAGCTTTATTTAGTAAAAGAGCAAAGCTTTACAAAGAAATGGATTTAAAAAACCAAAATCTAACAGAACGCGACTTGAAATACTACCTTTTAGAACATTATACTTTTTTAAGCCGTCCTGTAATTATTATTGATGATTCTATTTTTATTGGAAATTCAAAGAAAACAATAGCAGAAATAAAGTCCTTACCACTTTAA
- a CDS encoding DinB family protein, producing the protein MDFTFEVLMNTRNIFKGIIETCSLNEVNKIPEGFNNNIIWNIAHSIVTQQLLCYKLSGLEATIPTHLINRYRKGTKPEGAISLDELHEIKDILNSSIEKTQKDYSQGVFKTYTEYTVSTTGNTLSRIEDALQFAVIHEGIHYGYILALMKALKK; encoded by the coding sequence ATGGATTTTACATTTGAAGTTTTAATGAATACTAGGAATATATTTAAAGGTATTATAGAAACATGTTCCTTGAACGAAGTAAATAAAATCCCTGAAGGGTTTAACAATAATATTATTTGGAATATCGCTCATAGTATAGTGACACAGCAATTGTTATGTTACAAACTTTCGGGATTAGAAGCTACCATACCAACACATCTTATCAATAGGTATAGAAAAGGTACTAAGCCTGAAGGCGCTATAAGTCTGGATGAGCTTCATGAGATAAAAGACATATTGAATTCTAGTATAGAAAAGACGCAGAAAGATTATAGCCAAGGTGTTTTTAAAACCTATACCGAGTATACAGTATCAACAACTGGGAATACGCTCAGCCGAATAGAGGATGCCTTGCAATTCGCCGTGATACATGAAGGTATTCATTATGGTTATATATTGGCTTTAATGAAAGCTTTAAAAAAGTAA
- a CDS encoding DUF3298 and DUF4163 domain-containing protein: MKKSLTQTISNFKHLFIYLAILLYLSCDKEFNISFSEVHISPKNNSIVEINIPRASGKASAAYLINQSIQQNVISSIQIGTIDNQNTQTKSINESVTNFVNEYEALKRDFPESPQIWEAQIDGEVLYQSKTIISIAITSYTNTGGAHGNLKITFLNFNAENGQLIANKTLFSDIDAVKKIAEPYYKKTIEDKSILLNQDQFILPSNMAYTEDGLVFLYNTFEIAAYSEGIIEFKVPYNEIESYLLF, translated from the coding sequence ATGAAAAAATCCCTTACACAAACGATATCTAATTTCAAACACCTATTCATTTACTTAGCAATACTGTTATACTTATCTTGTGATAAAGAATTTAATATTAGCTTTTCTGAAGTACACATCTCACCAAAAAACAACAGCATCGTTGAAATAAACATCCCAAGAGCTTCTGGCAAAGCGTCTGCAGCTTATCTCATTAATCAAAGCATACAGCAAAACGTAATTTCCTCTATTCAAATAGGAACTATAGATAACCAAAACACTCAAACAAAATCTATTAACGAAAGTGTAACAAATTTTGTAAACGAATATGAAGCTTTAAAAAGAGATTTTCCTGAAAGTCCCCAAATTTGGGAGGCTCAAATTGATGGCGAGGTACTATATCAATCGAAAACGATTATCAGTATAGCCATTACCTCCTATACCAATACAGGTGGCGCCCATGGAAATTTAAAAATTACCTTCCTAAATTTTAATGCTGAAAACGGCCAATTAATAGCCAACAAAACACTTTTTAGCGATATAGACGCGGTAAAAAAAATTGCTGAACCCTATTACAAAAAAACAATTGAGGACAAAAGCATACTATTAAATCAAGACCAATTTATCCTACCTTCAAATATGGCTTATACAGAAGACGGTCTTGTTTTTTTATACAACACATTTGAAATCGCTGCCTATTCTGAAGGCATTATCGAATTTAAAGTACCTTACAACGAAATTGAGTCTTATTTACTTTTTTAA
- a CDS encoding THC0290_0291 family protein, translated as MIKPKNVTIVFCFFALIQSLCAQSGFSHELGLVAGFVEMRSDFGESENSSNNFTNSGFGIGLVHYMNFTLNADCNCYTADNYFNDHFKLRSEISYNRTHLEHHGKWVDPSLTSPEADQLRTHTGLAKNYNIGTQLEYYPLSIRDFQAYAYRFTPFVNLGIQYTYHTPEVKTTYNNPDPNAIGDVTDPSNFYSGWAPGSVDASPGSSWAVVSNVGVRYKLSRVSDLMLDFRWQFFMDDKVDGLDHNLPSNKNNDSLIWLSLGYIFYLN; from the coding sequence ATGATAAAACCAAAAAATGTAACAATTGTTTTTTGTTTTTTTGCTTTGATACAATCCCTTTGTGCACAGTCAGGTTTTTCACATGAATTAGGACTTGTTGCAGGTTTCGTAGAGATGCGTTCAGACTTTGGAGAGAGTGAAAATTCTTCAAATAACTTCACAAATTCAGGATTTGGTATTGGACTTGTTCATTATATGAATTTCACCTTAAATGCAGACTGTAATTGCTATACAGCTGATAATTATTTTAATGACCACTTTAAACTGCGTAGCGAGATTTCTTACAACAGAACTCATCTAGAACACCATGGAAAATGGGTTGATCCTTCATTAACAAGTCCTGAAGCGGATCAACTTCGTACACATACTGGTTTAGCTAAAAATTATAATATTGGAACACAACTCGAGTACTACCCTTTAAGCATTAGAGATTTTCAAGCTTATGCTTATAGATTCACTCCATTTGTAAATCTAGGAATTCAGTACACCTATCATACTCCTGAAGTAAAAACAACTTACAACAACCCCGACCCTAATGCTATTGGGGATGTTACCGACCCAAGCAACTTCTACTCCGGATGGGCTCCAGGATCTGTAGATGCTTCACCTGGAAGCAGCTGGGCTGTCGTTAGTAATGTTGGTGTTAGATATAAACTGTCTCGAGTTTCAGATTTAATGCTAGACTTTAGATGGCAATTTTTTATGGATGACAAGGTTGATGGTTTAGATCACAACTTACCGTCTAACAAGAATAACGATAGTTTAATTTGGCTAAGTTTAGGGTATATATTTTACCTCAACTAG